One Mercurialis annua linkage group LG3, ddMerAnnu1.2, whole genome shotgun sequence DNA window includes the following coding sequences:
- the LOC126672536 gene encoding uncharacterized protein LOC126672536, with product MTRTKLDNTINLNESINTERLHDSGMVSRGLLDIFRFSWFAEGSTWKKLKAGQKTFYWEEFKKKFFWDSIYPEQLIRDVFMRHAVNRYKDTLHALKGKRDDSVNDTVWDAWQAEWATVEGQELGRIPTYTKLYVRMHSTQKDQTKFVDKRSKDKPGVKKQRVYGVGSAAASYIASSQTSHSRGGSSSSQQTQTPEEIGERIQTEVEARVHGMEERVRGQVQRDIEATVDDQIADRVRSELAKMMNSLPPGFCPLQPPRGPDDEDINRFGLPESPSGALPMVVLCLSSTIVKPPPDQGVAAISASYHLAPSMGKKVRKFPPFYFTGGQ from the exons ATGACAAGGACTAAGCTCGACAACaccatcaaccttaacgaaTCAATAAACAC GGAGAGACTACATGATAGTGGCATGGTCTCTAGAGGCTTGCTTGACATCTTCCGATTCTCGTGGTTCGCGGAGGGTTCAACTTGGAAAAAATTAAAGGCGGGCCAGAAAACGTTCTATTGGGAGGAGTTCAAG AAGAAGTTTTTTTGGGACTCGATCTACCCCGAGCAATTGATCAGAGATGTGTTTATGAGGCATGCTGTAAATCGCTACAAGGACACTTTGCATGCGCTGAAGGGAAAGAGGGATGACAGCGTCAACGATACTGTTTGGGATGCCTGGCAGGCAGAGTGGGCTACGGTGGAG ggTCAGGAGCTCGGTCGTATACCGACCTACACTAAGTTGTATGTTCGTATGCACTCGACGCAGAAGGATCAGACCAAGTTTGTGGACAAGAGGTCCAAGGATAAGCCT GGGGTGAAGAAGCAGCGGGTTTACGGAGTTGGTTCAGCTGCGGCTTCATACATCGCATCGTCACAGACCAGCCATTCCCGTGGAGGTTCATCGTCGTCCCAGCAGACTCAGACGCCCGAGGAAATAGGGGAGAGGATTCAGACAGAGGTCGAGGCACGAGTGCATGGGATGGAGGAGCGGGTGCGAGGGCAGGTTCAGAGGGACATAGAGGCTACCGTGGACGATCAGATTGCTGATAGAGTCCGTTCGGAGCTGGCGAAGATGATGAATTCTCTACCGCCAGGTTTTTGCCCCCTGCAGCCCCCACGAGGCCCGGATGACGAGGACATCAATAGATT CGGTTTACCAGAATCCCCTTCTGGCGCCCTTCCAATGGTTGTATTGTGCCTTTCAAGTACGATTGTGAAGCCACCACCGGATCAAGGAGTCGCCGCCATTTCCGcaagttatcatttggcgccgtctatGGGAAAGAAAGTAAGAAAGTTTCCCCCTTTCTATTTCACAGGAGGGCAATAG
- the LOC126672535 gene encoding uncharacterized protein LOC126672535 — protein sequence MEKVIRREPKSTSFLYIGNPLSTEIRDEPFPLNYKTPQLDDYNGTGDPITHLSCFQVVMMVQSLFEAAVCKLFPTTLKGPATIWYRSLKEGSIQSFDELARAFRTHFTPSIKRKKKSSDLKLCYQKPGESLQSYIGRFNAEAVEVGNLNDDTLIDRACNYINLDEEQRRKATQTTAQFQTQRPNFSQTVRQDRFRPRDQRQPVPPRMELHRPVKVEDQAFIPLNTPRSHILMWIQINNELVRYPPKLQYEGDRKKYCQFYDGHGHVTNECGSIKKEIDRLVQVGRLKDFVA from the exons ATGGAAAAAGTCATAAGGAGAGAGCCGAAGAGCACAAGCTTCCTATACATTGGAAACCCATTGTCGACCGAGATACGAGATGAACCTTTCCCGTTAAACTATAAAACACCACAACTAGATGATTACAATGGAACAGGGGATCCGATCACACACTTGAGCTGTTTTCAGGTGGTCATGATGGTACAAAGTTTGTTTGAAGCTGCCGTCTGCAAACTTTTCCCGACAACCCTTAAGGGGCCAGCAACAATCTGGTACCGAAGTCTGAAAGAAGGCTCTATCCAAAGTTTCGACGAGCTAGCAAGAGCTTTCCGAACTCATTTCACACCGAGCATAAAACGAAAGAAGAAGTCCAGTGATCTCAAACTTTGCTATCAGAAACCCGGAGAAAGCTTGCAGAGTTATATCGGCAGATTTAACGCGGAGGCTGTCGAAGTAGGAAACCTGAATGATGATACC CTCATTGACCGAGCCTGTAATTACATCAATTTGGATGAAGAGCAACGAAGGAAAGCCACACAGACAACAGCACAGTTTCAAACGCAGAGACCAAATTTCAGTCAGACGGTCAGGCAAGACAGATTCAGGCCAAGAGATCAACGGCAACCCGTTCCACCGCGAATGGAACTACACCGACCAGTAAAGGTAGAAGACCAAGCCTTTATTCCACTCAACACACCGAGATCACACATCCTAATGTGGATTCAAATCAATAATGAACTAGTAAGATACCCACCAAAGTTGCAGTATGAGGGGGACAGAAAGAAATATTGCCAATTTTACGATGGTCACGGCCACGTCACTAATGAGTGTGGAAGTATAAAGAAAGAAATAGATCGATTAGTGCAAGTCGGCCGCTTAAAAGACTTTGTAGCATAG